A genomic stretch from Streptomyces venezuelae ATCC 10712 includes:
- a CDS encoding NADPH-dependent FMN reductase — protein sequence MTRIAVIIGSTRPGRRSTAVAQWVEEAAGRHEAIKAGGATVELVDIAEFGLPLLDESVPAAFGQYANEHTKRWSEKIASFDAFVFVTPEYNRSVPAALKNAIDYLYAEWQNKSAGFVSYGVQGGTRAIDHLRVTLAEVKVADVPTAVSLPVFTDFTFENPMDPTETGRVTPGPHQEPTLFKMFDEIIAWAEALKPLRAAAAAV from the coding sequence ATGACCCGGATCGCCGTCATCATCGGCAGCACCCGTCCCGGCCGCCGCTCGACCGCCGTCGCCCAGTGGGTCGAGGAGGCCGCGGGCCGCCACGAGGCGATCAAGGCCGGCGGCGCCACCGTCGAGCTCGTCGACATCGCCGAGTTCGGCCTGCCGCTGCTCGACGAGTCCGTCCCGGCCGCCTTCGGCCAGTACGCCAACGAGCACACCAAGCGCTGGTCCGAGAAGATCGCGTCCTTCGACGCCTTCGTCTTCGTCACCCCGGAGTACAACCGCTCCGTCCCGGCCGCGCTCAAGAACGCCATCGACTACCTGTACGCCGAGTGGCAGAACAAGTCCGCCGGCTTCGTCAGCTACGGCGTCCAGGGCGGCACCCGCGCCATCGACCACCTGCGGGTCACCCTCGCCGAGGTCAAGGTCGCCGACGTGCCGACCGCCGTCTCGCTGCCGGTCTTCACCGACTTCACCTTCGAGAACCCCATGGACCCGACCGAGACCGGTCGCGTCACCCCCGGCCCGCACCAGGAGCCCACGCTCTTCAAGATGTTCGACGAGATCATCGCCTGGGCCGAGGCCCTCAAGCCGCTCCGTGCCGCGGCGGCGGCCGTCTGA
- a CDS encoding multicopper oxidase family protein: MTTSRRELLKLMTAAGAALTASGLLISRTSLSDTRAGGPAGASPFAAQPVAAQALAPIVTPFRTAMPIPPVARPVSVTSTTDTYSIPVTQTTAEIIPGVRTPVLTYGGSFPGPTIKARSGRRVVVKQPNRITTGTSMHLHGAVVDPANDGGPMDLITPGGQRTYTYPNPQVAATLWYHDHAHHMEAEHVYRGMSGFYLISDDNEDALPLPRGTYDVPIVVRDIGLNPDGTLFFDHNFDTRPQILVNGKPQPYFQVAARKYRLRILNGSNQRPFEFRLSDGGEFTQIASDRGLLPAPYTTTTLPLSPAERADIVVDFSRYPVGSSVVLENAYFPEPSNKEILRFDVVRSAYDPSSVPARLATLPPTAAPTQTRNYTLDFDVQTGAGSISGKTWDEQRVDTTVRQGDTEVWEIKNTHPFIPHNFHIHLVDFRILDIDGKPPTPGDAGLKDTVRIGPGETARILVHFDFPYSGRYYYHCHLIDHSSMGMMANLEITR; encoded by the coding sequence ATGACCACGTCCCGACGGGAGCTGCTCAAGCTGATGACGGCCGCGGGGGCCGCCCTCACCGCGAGCGGACTCCTCATCAGCCGGACCTCGCTCAGCGACACCCGGGCCGGCGGCCCGGCGGGCGCCTCGCCGTTCGCCGCCCAGCCGGTGGCCGCCCAGGCCCTCGCCCCGATCGTCACGCCCTTCCGCACCGCCATGCCCATCCCGCCGGTGGCCCGCCCGGTCTCCGTCACCTCGACCACCGACACGTACAGCATCCCGGTCACCCAGACCACGGCGGAGATCATCCCCGGGGTCCGCACCCCCGTCCTCACCTACGGCGGCAGCTTCCCCGGCCCCACCATCAAGGCGCGCTCCGGTCGGCGCGTGGTCGTCAAGCAGCCCAACCGGATCACCACCGGCACCTCCATGCACCTGCACGGAGCGGTCGTCGACCCCGCCAACGACGGCGGCCCCATGGACCTGATCACGCCCGGCGGGCAGCGCACGTACACCTACCCCAACCCGCAGGTGGCGGCCACCCTCTGGTACCACGACCACGCCCACCACATGGAGGCCGAGCACGTCTACCGCGGCATGTCGGGCTTCTACCTGATATCCGACGACAACGAGGACGCGCTGCCCCTGCCGCGCGGCACCTACGACGTGCCGATCGTCGTTCGCGACATCGGGCTCAACCCCGACGGCACCCTCTTCTTCGACCACAACTTCGACACCCGGCCGCAGATCCTGGTCAACGGCAAGCCGCAGCCCTACTTCCAGGTCGCCGCCCGCAAGTACCGGCTGCGCATCCTCAACGGCTCCAACCAGCGGCCCTTCGAGTTCCGGCTCTCCGACGGCGGCGAGTTCACCCAGATCGCCTCCGACCGCGGCCTGCTCCCCGCCCCGTACACGACGACGACCCTGCCGCTCTCGCCGGCCGAACGGGCCGACATCGTCGTCGACTTCTCGCGCTACCCCGTGGGCAGCAGCGTCGTCCTGGAGAACGCCTACTTCCCGGAGCCCTCCAACAAGGAGATCCTCCGCTTCGACGTCGTCCGCTCCGCCTACGACCCCAGCTCGGTCCCGGCCCGGCTCGCCACCCTGCCGCCGACCGCCGCGCCGACCCAGACGCGCAACTACACGCTCGACTTCGACGTGCAGACCGGCGCGGGCTCGATCAGCGGCAAGACCTGGGACGAGCAGCGCGTCGACACCACGGTGCGCCAGGGGGACACCGAGGTCTGGGAGATCAAGAACACCCACCCCTTCATCCCGCACAACTTCCACATCCACCTGGTGGACTTCCGGATCCTCGACATCGACGGCAAGCCGCCGACGCCCGGCGACGCCGGACTCAAGGACACCGTCCGGATCGGGCCGGGGGAGACGGCCCGCATCCTCGTCCACTTCGACTTCCCGTACTCGGGCCGCTACTACTACCACTGCCACCTGATCGACCACTCGTCGATGGGCATGATGGCCAACCTGGAGATCACCCGATGA
- a CDS encoding DsbA family oxidoreductase, translated as MSARTDGPTVTVEVHADYACAWSRLGVHRFHQAVARLGDAAGRIELVHRAYRLAPDFPDEPRLSVEALAEMFGGRAQVDAMFAEMTAMGAAEGVAYRFDRVLEVNTLAAHRLVWLARQESPAVAAGLAVALFDAHFHDGVNIADHEELVTLAEKAGLPADRVRTFLASAEGTAEVLAEDAEARAKGVTAVPTFVLPSGEPLRGVTSTDEIHTALVRALAD; from the coding sequence ATGAGCGCACGGACCGACGGACCCACGGTGACGGTCGAGGTGCACGCGGACTACGCGTGCGCCTGGAGCAGGCTCGGCGTCCACCGCTTCCACCAGGCCGTCGCCCGGCTCGGCGACGCCGCCGGGCGGATCGAACTGGTCCACCGCGCCTACCGGCTCGCGCCCGACTTCCCCGACGAGCCCCGGCTGTCGGTCGAGGCGCTGGCCGAGATGTTCGGCGGCCGGGCCCAGGTCGACGCGATGTTCGCCGAGATGACGGCGATGGGCGCCGCCGAGGGGGTCGCGTACCGCTTCGATCGCGTCCTCGAGGTCAACACCCTGGCCGCCCACCGGCTCGTCTGGCTGGCCCGCCAGGAATCGCCCGCCGTTGCGGCCGGGCTGGCCGTCGCGCTCTTCGACGCGCACTTCCACGACGGGGTGAACATCGCCGACCACGAGGAGCTCGTCACCCTCGCCGAGAAGGCGGGCCTGCCCGCCGACCGCGTGCGGACGTTCCTCGCCTCGGCGGAGGGCACCGCGGAGGTACTGGCCGAGGACGCCGAGGCCCGCGCGAAGGGCGTCACCGCGGTCCCGACCTTCGTCCTCCCGTCCGGCGAGCCCCTCCGCGGCGTGACCTCGACGGACGAGATCCACACGGCCCTGGTACGCGCCCTCGCCGACTGA
- a CDS encoding vanadium-dependent haloperoxidase produces MSHRPAAPATSTTAAARTPLTRRRVLTTSAAAAGAFALPGTAAWAVPTSFEAETRTGRRRPGAVTDPSVVIRWNQAAMDAILGRYQAAGNRFGPATVNARALAIVHNAIYDAWACYDRCAVGTRFGGALRRPRAERTLDNKNEAISYAAHLALLDLFPEYKVAIDNMLRSLGHDPELTNPRRNSPAWIGRRTAQAVLDYRHADGANQLGTPAYTDTTGYQPRNAPQIAGAFDPSTVTEPAHWTPLIVGGKTQRYLTPQFAVMQPFALSRPDQFTVAAPPAYPSVRMTAAIEELLDISANLTDEQKAIAEFWLNDDVTPPGAQQMWGRYVSARDGHGVDEDAQIFFGLNMAECDAAIGSWAVKRDYDFARPSTLIPYDQRGRQIRSWGGPGQGTVTMDGVDWQAYVAVPPFPATVSGHSTFSGAAAEFLRRFTGSDSFGDSYRFKAGASTVEPGLTPRTDVVLTWPTFSEAAHQAGISRVYGGMHWSFDNEPGIEMGHRIGKVVHRQAMRYFGGTHR; encoded by the coding sequence ATGTCCCACCGACCCGCCGCCCCCGCCACCTCCACGACCGCCGCGGCCCGCACACCGCTCACCCGGCGCCGGGTGCTCACCACCTCGGCCGCCGCGGCCGGGGCGTTCGCGCTGCCCGGCACGGCGGCCTGGGCCGTCCCCACCAGCTTCGAGGCCGAGACGCGCACCGGTCGCCGCCGCCCGGGCGCCGTCACCGACCCCAGCGTCGTCATCCGCTGGAACCAGGCCGCGATGGACGCGATCCTCGGCCGCTACCAGGCCGCCGGCAACCGCTTCGGGCCCGCCACGGTGAACGCCCGCGCCCTCGCGATCGTCCACAACGCCATCTACGACGCCTGGGCCTGTTACGACCGCTGTGCCGTCGGCACCCGCTTCGGCGGCGCCCTGCGCCGCCCCCGCGCCGAGCGCACCCTCGACAACAAGAACGAGGCCATCAGCTACGCGGCCCACCTCGCCCTGCTCGACCTGTTCCCCGAGTACAAGGTCGCCATCGACAACATGCTGCGCAGCCTCGGCCACGACCCGGAGCTGACGAACCCGCGCCGCAACAGCCCCGCCTGGATCGGCCGCCGTACCGCGCAGGCCGTCCTCGACTACCGGCACGCCGACGGCGCCAACCAGCTCGGCACCCCCGCCTACACCGACACCACCGGCTACCAGCCGCGCAATGCCCCGCAGATCGCCGGGGCCTTCGACCCGTCCACGGTCACGGAGCCGGCGCACTGGACCCCGCTGATCGTCGGCGGCAAGACGCAGCGCTACCTCACCCCGCAGTTCGCGGTGATGCAGCCCTTCGCGCTGAGCCGCCCCGACCAGTTCACGGTCGCGGCCCCGCCCGCGTACCCCTCGGTGCGGATGACCGCCGCCATCGAGGAACTCCTCGACATCAGCGCGAATCTGACGGACGAGCAGAAGGCGATCGCCGAGTTCTGGCTCAACGACGACGTCACCCCGCCCGGCGCCCAGCAGATGTGGGGCCGGTACGTCTCCGCCCGCGACGGGCACGGCGTCGACGAGGACGCCCAGATATTCTTCGGCCTCAACATGGCCGAGTGCGACGCCGCCATCGGCTCCTGGGCGGTCAAGCGCGACTACGACTTCGCCCGGCCCTCCACCCTCATCCCGTACGACCAGCGCGGCCGGCAGATCCGCTCCTGGGGCGGCCCCGGCCAGGGCACCGTCACCATGGACGGCGTCGACTGGCAGGCGTACGTGGCCGTTCCGCCGTTCCCGGCCACCGTCTCCGGGCACAGCACCTTCTCCGGCGCCGCCGCCGAGTTCCTGCGCCGCTTCACCGGCTCGGACTCCTTCGGCGACTCGTACCGCTTCAAGGCCGGCGCCTCCACCGTCGAGCCCGGCCTCACCCCGCGCACCGACGTCGTGCTGACCTGGCCGACCTTCAGCGAGGCCGCGCACCAGGCCGGCATCTCCCGGGTGTACGGCGGCATGCACTGGAGCTTCGACAACGAGCCCGGCATCGAGATGGGCCACCGCATCGGCAAGGTCGTCCACCGGCAGGCCATGCGCTACTTCGGCGGCACCCACCGCTGA
- a CDS encoding HPP family protein, protein MSNQTQTPAGTATPPARSRWAGGAPPFPGGRPAALGTLATVVSLVVLVALGEATGHLLMIAPLAATAMIICSTPVLPPAQPRGVMLGQVGSGVLGLAAVALFGHSLWVAAVAAGLSVGLMLLLRAVHAPAAATAVLAVLQDPDPLRFLVLLAVGSALLVLVGVIASRLGVIGKYPTYWW, encoded by the coding sequence GTGAGCAACCAGACCCAGACCCCCGCGGGCACGGCGACCCCGCCCGCCCGCAGCCGCTGGGCGGGCGGCGCACCGCCCTTCCCCGGCGGCCGGCCCGCCGCCCTCGGCACCCTCGCCACCGTCGTGTCGCTGGTCGTCCTGGTCGCCCTCGGCGAGGCCACCGGCCATCTGCTGATGATCGCCCCGCTCGCCGCCACCGCCATGATCATCTGCAGCACCCCGGTGCTGCCCCCGGCCCAGCCCCGGGGCGTGATGCTCGGCCAGGTCGGCTCCGGCGTCCTCGGACTCGCCGCCGTCGCCCTCTTCGGCCACTCCCTCTGGGTCGCCGCCGTCGCCGCCGGACTCAGCGTCGGCCTCATGCTGCTCCTCCGGGCCGTCCACGCGCCCGCCGCCGCCACCGCCGTTCTCGCCGTCCTCCAGGACCCCGACCCGCTGCGCTTCCTCGTCCTGCTCGCGGTCGGCAGCGCCCTGCTCGTCCTGGTGGGCGTGATCGCCTCCCGGCTCGGCGTGATCGGCAAGTACCCGACGTACTGGTGGTGA
- a CDS encoding sulfurtransferase translates to MNRDRLLVSCEQIMEQLRNPAAGDAHTVLVEITDGGSRLGRIPGSVRLDWTGDLQDPVRRDVIGPAAFAELLGRHGISPDHTVVFLSGNNNWWAAAGYWQFALYGHRNLRVLDGGRLRWEALGAPLTHEVPEREPVDYPVPAAVDETIRARREDMLDHIGRHQLLDVRSLEEYLGQSNTPPGVPEDLGVRCGHALSAEHIPWHTAVRPDGTFRDDVELAAAYAGVRTDAPTVVYCRVGWRSAHSWFVLSELLGLPDIRNYDGAWREFGSLIGAPIVNGPQPWGPDGIPSIVAQRDADSEVRAHA, encoded by the coding sequence GTGAACCGAGACAGACTGCTCGTCAGCTGCGAGCAGATCATGGAACAGCTGCGGAACCCCGCGGCCGGGGACGCGCACACGGTCCTCGTCGAGATCACCGACGGCGGCAGCCGACTGGGCCGGATCCCCGGCTCCGTACGCCTCGACTGGACCGGCGACCTCCAGGACCCGGTGCGCCGCGACGTCATCGGGCCCGCCGCCTTCGCCGAACTCCTCGGCCGGCACGGCATATCGCCCGACCACACCGTCGTCTTCCTCAGCGGCAACAACAACTGGTGGGCCGCCGCCGGATACTGGCAGTTCGCCCTCTACGGCCACCGGAACCTGCGCGTCCTCGACGGCGGCCGGCTCCGCTGGGAGGCGCTCGGCGCGCCCCTCACCCACGAGGTCCCCGAGCGCGAGCCCGTCGACTACCCCGTACCGGCCGCCGTCGACGAGACGATCCGCGCCCGCCGCGAGGACATGCTCGACCACATCGGCCGCCACCAGCTCCTCGACGTCCGCTCCCTGGAGGAGTACCTCGGGCAGAGCAACACCCCGCCCGGCGTCCCCGAGGACCTCGGCGTGCGCTGCGGCCACGCCCTCTCCGCCGAGCACATCCCCTGGCACACCGCCGTCCGCCCCGACGGCACCTTCCGCGACGACGTCGAACTCGCCGCCGCCTACGCCGGCGTGCGCACCGACGCCCCGACCGTCGTCTACTGCCGCGTCGGCTGGCGCTCCGCGCACAGCTGGTTCGTCCTCAGCGAGCTGCTCGGCCTGCCCGACATCCGCAACTACGACGGCGCCTGGCGCGAGTTCGGCTCGCTCATCGGCGCCCCCATCGTCAACGGACCCCAGCCCTGGGGCCCCGACGGCATCCCGTCCATCGTCGCCCAGCGCGACGCCGACTCGGAGGTCCGCGCCCATGCCTGA
- a CDS encoding cupin domain-containing protein: protein MPDVTVFRNVLRNGFDQTDLPWVPWAEPGRVGVEYVVLWGPDPAEDEDSASLLLRFPPGAHGDFHEHLGHELMLVLDGTLDHSDGRRFHRGDLVVEEPGTRHQMSSAEGCTVLAVRARPAAPRTPEDGEITTGVGAGATSA, encoded by the coding sequence ATGCCTGACGTGACCGTCTTCCGCAACGTGCTCCGCAACGGCTTCGACCAGACCGACCTGCCCTGGGTGCCCTGGGCCGAACCCGGCCGCGTCGGCGTCGAGTACGTGGTGCTCTGGGGACCCGACCCGGCCGAGGACGAGGACTCCGCCTCCCTGCTGCTGCGCTTCCCGCCCGGCGCGCACGGAGACTTCCACGAGCACCTCGGCCACGAGCTGATGCTCGTCCTCGACGGCACCCTCGACCACAGCGACGGGCGCCGGTTCCACCGCGGCGACCTCGTCGTCGAGGAACCGGGCACCCGGCACCAGATGTCCAGCGCCGAGGGCTGCACCGTCCTCGCCGTCCGCGCCCGCCCCGCCGCCCCCCGCACCCCGGAGGACGGCGAGATCACCACCGGCGTCGGCGCGGGAGCCACCTCCGCCTGA
- a CDS encoding cobalamin B12-binding domain-containing protein: MTPSARPQPLRSPEPSRRVLLTTGSSDAHTWNLVHLQLFLEEHGHSVLNLGPCVPEQLLVDTARMTSPDLVVLSSVNGHGHQDGLRAARALRADRKTRTVPMVIGGLLGISPEGAETRTAELLDAGYDEVYADGTPPTALLRRLAGLGGACTGRAAA, from the coding sequence ATGACCCCGTCCGCACGGCCCCAGCCCCTGCGCAGTCCCGAGCCCTCCCGCCGGGTCCTGCTCACCACCGGTTCCTCCGACGCCCACACCTGGAACCTCGTCCACCTCCAGCTCTTCCTGGAGGAGCACGGCCACTCCGTGCTCAACCTCGGCCCCTGCGTCCCCGAGCAGCTGCTCGTCGACACCGCCCGGATGACCAGCCCCGACCTGGTCGTCCTCTCCTCCGTCAACGGCCACGGCCACCAGGACGGGCTGCGCGCGGCCCGCGCCCTGCGCGCCGACCGCAAGACCCGCACCGTCCCGATGGTCATCGGCGGGCTCCTCGGCATCTCCCCGGAGGGCGCCGAGACCCGTACCGCCGAACTCCTCGACGCCGGATACGACGAGGTGTACGCGGACGGGACCCCGCCCACCGCCCTGCTGCGCCGGCTGGCCGGCCTCGGTGGCGCGTGTACCGGGCGGGCCGCGGCTTGA